CCTGAATTTTGACATCAATCTGAGCTTCGCCTTCCTGTCGCTTTTGACCGGCGGCTTTATCGCCCGTGTCCGGGGTCACAATACGCGGCCCTTTGGTTTCTTTTGGCGCGTCAGCATTTTTCAAAGCAGATTCTCCGCTCTTGGGGTCTTCTACTTTGTGCGATTTCAATCCCAGTTGCGTGAAGAAATCCGGCTTGTCTTCGGTCTCTGCATTCTCCAGCAGGTTGTCTTTATTTTGTGAGGCTAGTTTAGCTTTTTCAGCGTTTGCTTGTGATGCGGCGATATGAGCGTCTTGTCGGGCCTGCATTTTATTGATCAGGTCTTTCGCCTGTTCCTTGCTGACCCCGGACTGCGCCAGCAGGTCGATGGCCTGATTGCGCTGTCTTTGCATTTCTTCGGTCATCTCTGTCGGGTCGGTCAGGTTCGTTTCGCTATCCGAAACAGCGCTCTGCATTTGTTGCGGGTTGTTGTTCAGAAAGGATTGCAGGAACGCGGTCGCTTCTCCGGCATCGCCGGATTGAAGAATGCGAAGCAAGGCGTCGATTTGTTCCTTGGAGGCGCCCATGGCTTCGAGGTCTTCGATCAGCGCCTGGGTTTCTTCCTTGGACAGTTTCGCCTGCTTGTCTACCTGTTGAGAACCGTCGGTCGCAGCGCTTTGTTTGTTTTGTTGAGCGGCCTCGTTTCCTTTGACCGAATCGCGCGCCTGCTTGTTGTCCTGATTCAGACGTTTCGTTTCAGCCGCGTCGGATCGAAGGTTTTTGTCTTCTTTCGTTGAGGAAGCGTTCGATTCTTTTGATGGATTGGATTTGATAGCGTCGTCGAGAAAATCTTTGAAGTTGTCATCGCTTTCATAAGCTTTGTCTTTAGGAGCGGTTGGCTCGACCGGAGCTTTTGGAGTGAAAACGGCCAGAATGCTGGTTGGATTAGACAAGATAATTTCCCAATGTTAGTTTGTAAAAAAATGACTTGCCCTGTTTAAAGCAAAGGGTGTGCCAAACAAAAACTAAAGTGGGAGCCCCTTTAAACCAAAGGGTTTATGGGATTCGCGCTGGCGGGAGAGGGTGAAATTTATAGGGAAAGTTTTTCCTGCAGAGGGGAAATTATATCCCTTTCATTCCGCTTCAGGTTGGAGCGAAATGAAGTGGGCGTCGACTTGCTTGAAGGCTTCCAGCGACCAGCGGTGGCAGGTCATGATGATGACCTGGCGGGTCTCGGCAAAGCGTTTGAACTCCTGAATGACCTGCTGGGCGCGGTCGTCGTCGAAGTTGACGAACACGTCGTCCATGATGACGGGAAGCGGCTCGGAGCGGCTTTCGTATTCTTCGATCAGACCGAGACGCATGGAAAGATACAATTGCTCGCGCGTGCCGCGGCTCATTTCCATGAATCGTTTTCTGCGTCCGTCGGGGTCTTCGATCAACAGGTCGTCTTCGTCTATGGGTTTGATGATGTGAGAATAGCGTCCCTGGGTGATTTTGGAGAAAAGGTTTGCGGATGATTTGATGACGCCCGGTTGCCGCGTTTCCTCATAAGTTCTTTTAGCTTTTTGCAGAATGTGTCGCGACAAGGTCAGAGTCGCCCAGCGTCGGGAGGCTTCATTGAGTTGCTGTTTTTTCTGCTCGCAAAGATTCTGCGCTTCGGCGAGGTCGTCGTTGGATGCGATTTGATCGCTTTCTTTTTTATTCTCGCCGATCATTTCCATGATCTGGTCCTTGCGCCCTTGCAACTCTCTCAAGCGTTCGTCGACGTTTTGTTTTTCGGATTCCGTGTCCGCCGGGGTGGAAGACATCGCCGAGGCGATGAAGGCGTCAAAGGATTTGCCGAGACCCGCTTGCGCTTCGATCAATCGTTTGTTCTGTTCGATGGTCTGTTTGAGTTCAAGCCCATGATTGACAGCTTCCTGGCGTAGTTGAAAATCCTCTTCATTGCCGGCCCCGGTGTTGGCGATGAACTGAGTCATTTTCTGGTTCACTTCGTCGGCCTTCAGCGTCAAGCCTTCGATGCGTTTTTCCTGATCGAAGGCTCGCGTTTCCAGCAGGGTCTTCTTTGCGTGAGTTTTTTTCGTGTCTTCAAAGAGAGCGGAGATCAGTTCGATGGTCGCAGACACGTCGCTGTTGCTGGAAAGGTTCGGCGCGATCTGCGCGATTCTTTGCGACAGCTGTCTGGCTTCGTCCAGCGTCGCCTTCATGCTTTGAATGCGCTGATCGTGCCGGGTTCGGTCGGCGATCATACGACGAATCTCATCGACGTTTTCGCCGATTTTCTCGGTGTTCAGCGGCGGCAGTCTGGGGTCGAGTCCCTTGTCGGTCAGCCATTTCGCCCAGGCGTCGCGTTTTTCATCCAGAAGTTGCTGATCGCTTTGGAGCTGGTTTTGCAGATTTTTCTCCAGTAAATCCTCTTTCTGGAAGTCGCCGTGCTGGTTGCGCGTTTTGATGTGAAGGATCACTCCCATCGCCAGCATCACCAGCGAAAAGGCGATCAGGAGGTAGTTCAGCAACCAGGCGCCGAGCAGGGCGCAGATCAGCCCAATGCCGCCGAGTCCCTTGGAAAAATACGACAGCCAGATGGGAATCTCGTTGCCCTGAGACAGTTCGGAGGCCTTGCGCTCCTTGTGCAGTTCGAGCTTCCCTTTGGATTGATTGACCGCCTGGCGCAAGGTATCGAGGTCCTGATAGAATTCGTGGGCCTGGCTGATTTCCGCTTCGCTGATTTCGAAACTGGCGATCCGTTCTTCGTTCCAAGAGGGGTCGATTTTTGAAATTTTGAACTGAATTTTTTCGTGCAGATTGTCGCGGTCGTTTTCAACGACGGGCAAGTCCTGCAGAGCGGAGCGAACTTTTTCGGTGGATTGTTGAAGGTAGTGTATGTCGCTCTCGCATTCCAGTAATTCGGGTTGATAGCGGACCGCTTCCAAATCCCTCTGTATAGATGCGAGCACGGCGCGTTCTTCCTGCAGGCGTTTTTGGATCGCGTCTCGTTCCCGTTGCAACTGGCTCAGCGTCTGGAGTCCATTTTCAGGAAAAAAAGGATACTGCGGAGTTTCCTTCAACTCATTCTCCGCCGCGAGCATTGCGGCGATGGCCGGATAAAGATCCCGGCGCATTTCCAGGTGCCGCGCCGACCGTTCCAATTGTTCAATATTTTTTCCGATGCTTTCGCGCTGGCTTTCAAGATCGCGAATCGTTTCCTTCAGCTGATCAAATTTCTCGACGCCTTGCTGGATGGCGCGTATCTCCCGCTCGCATTCCTTGATCTCGTTGTGCAAGGCGTTCAGCGCCTGGGTGGAGCCCCTGGGGCGAAACAGGGAGAGAGACTGGTCGTTGATCCATTTTTCGACATCGCCCAAAGAAACGGAACCCAGGCCCAGACCGGCGCCATAGATTCGGTTTTTGATTTCGTCGCCGTGCAGGGAATTGACGCTTTGCAATTCATCGAGGGTGAAGGCGTAGATGTTCTGGTAAATTTCTTTCCCGGACAAGTTGAGCAGTTTGTTCAAGCTGTCCTGGCCGCTCAGCGATTGCGTCGGCGTTTCAACGATAACATCGCCTACTTGAGTTCCCTGTTGAACGCGCTTGATTTCGATGGACGAGCCGTCCTTCAACTGACAGCTCAGCGAACCGCCGCACAGGCCGCCGTTGCGCGGCTGGTAGAAATTAATTTTCTTTTCATTGCGTTTGGGAAAGCCAAATAAAGTGCGGCGGATGAATTCCAATAGCGAGGTTTTACCAATCTCGTTTGGACCGTAGACGACGTTGATGCCGGGACGAAAATCCACAAGACGCTTGTCGTTGAATATGCCGAAGCCGTCAATTTTGATTTCGCGAATTTGCATAAGGGTCAGTCTTGGGGAATGAGTTGGTTGAGCGTCAGGTCGCGGGCCTGCAAGAGCAGTTCCCGCAATTCGTCTTCTGATATTTCATCCAGAGAATTTCTGCCCGGCCAGTCTTCGAACAAGGGTTTCAGCAGGGCCATGAGTTCTTCCCGATCCGGTTCCGACAAGGTTTGATCGTATAAAGCCAGAACGTCGGAAATGAAGCTGGAACCGTTGCGATAGGTTTCGATATCGTAGACCCCGGCGGTTTCAATCTGGATGTCGACCCAGATCGGAGGGCTTTGAGAATCCAGAAAGGACTGAATCTCGCCTTGCAGATCTTCGCGGCCCTGGGGCTTTCTCAAGTCGCCGTCGATTTCGGCGCGCCCGACAAGGTGGAGTCGAATCACGCTTTCGCGTCCTTCGGATTGCAGGGCGAGGTCCATACAGCGCCGTTGAGCCTGTTGCACTGCGTCGTTGAGGGTGGTCGCTCCGCTCAGGTCGAGCGTGTCTTCCATGAAGCGGATGGCGTCGATAGGAACAAATGCGATCTGCGGCGAACTGTGTCGCGTCAGGTTGACGATACAACAACCTCTGGGACCGGCTTCGCGAAATTGACGGGCCTGCACGTTGCCGGGATAAACCACGGCGGGATGTTCCTGGCGTAAAATTTTGTGAGCGTGAACGTGTCCGAGCGCCCAGTAGTCGAAAGGTTTGGAGACGAGGTCCTGCAAGGTGCAGGGCGCATAATTTTCATGTTGGGAATCGGCTCCGACGTTGGCGTGCAGTACGGCGATGGAAATGACCTCGGCGTTCTTCACGTTGAACTGGAGCGACAGGTTGTCGCGGATGTCGCGCCGCGGAAAACTGACGCCGTGAACATGCGCAAGTTCCCTGCCGTTGCGAATGACCGGCATGCACTGCGGTTCGCGTCCTGAAAAGATGTGAACGTTTGCGGGTCTTTCGAGCGAGGCGGACCAGCTGTCGAGCGGGTCGTGGTTGCCGTGCGCGACAAAAGTCGGAATCCCGGCGTCGGACAGTTGTTGCAGACCGCGATGAAATTTGAATTGCGCTTGCAGGCTTTTGTCGGCGCTGTCATAGATGTCGCCGGCGATGACCACGGCGTCGACTTCCTCGCTGATGGCGAGGGCGACGATATTTTGAAAGGCCTGATAGCCCGCCTCGCGGAGTCGTCGCGCCAGTTCAGGGCGCACCCGGGCCAGACCCTTGAAGGGGCTGTCAATATGCAGGTCGGAGCAATGCAGGAAGCGGAAAGAACTCATGCGCTGGATTCCCGGCGAGGACTCTCGCCGATTTCAGGATTCATGGCTTTGAATCTGTTGAATCAGTTTACCGCTGTTTTCGTACCATGGAAAACGGCGTTTGGCCAAATACACCAGCCGATCTCCACTCTCTAAATTTAAACTATTTAAAGGATTTAATAAAAGGTTTTCTTCATTCTCGCGTTTGAGTCCCATGACCTCGACCGGGTAATTCATCTGGATCGCCGCGATTTTGAGTTGTCCGAATGTGATCGTTTGAGTCGCGTTCCAGGCGCTGACGGGCGTCCGGCTGATGTAAATCTGGTTGCCGTTGCTGTTCGACGACAACTGGCTGTAGACTTCAAACACTCCGGGGTCTTCCAGTTCCTGAACCATGAGCCCCATCTGCAGATTGACCGCGCTGACGCCGCCGTCGATGTTGAAGTCTTTCAGGTTGCGCAGGGTTTCGGCGCGTCCGCAGGCCATCACCGTCACCACCTGCGGCCAGCGTTTTTCGATGAGTCCGGCGGTCAGCGCGTTGGTGTCGTCCATCATCGGATTGGACGGAGAGGACATGAGCAGACAGCCTCTGGAGGTTTTGACGTTCGCGCGTTCGAGGGTTTCCAGCATCGAAGGCAGTCCGTTGATATAGCCGTCGATCTTGTTGGCGATGAAATCCGGGAGTTCCTTGTCGCCTCCTGGCAATGCGGCGGTGATGAGGACGCGAGGTGTTTCTCTGAAATCGGGACTCAAATCCAGCTCTTTTAACAGATCGCGAATTTCCTCGTAGGAAGGAACGTTGATGATGGTCAGATGGCCGGAACCCTTGTAGCTTCCTTCACCTTTCATTTTGCGTGTTCTCCTTTGGATGGCTTTTTCAAGAATCATTCCGGTGAGGACGCCGAAGCACCCGATGCCGATCATCGACGCGACGACGGTGACAATGCGGCCTTCGAGGGTCTTTGCCGAAAAGTCGCCGTAGCCGATCGTTGTTAAGGTGACGTAGGCGGTCCACAGACCATCGCTGAAACTGACCCCTTCCTCATACTGGGAAAAAATGATCGCAAAGATGAGGAGGATGAGAAGGAGGACGACGGAAAGAACCACAAGGTTTCGCGCATCGGGACGACGCATCACCTGAACGAGGCGTCGGAATATGGGTAGTTGAATCATCGCTCTCCGGTGGTCGGCGTTGCATGACTGCTGGCTGTCATTATAGCGGCTAAGCGTGTAAAATGAAATCAGACCTTGCCGATTATTTGTGATTGCAGTTTGCCGTTGATTGGCGGGATGCCTTTGTTGACAGAGCGATGGAACTTGTTTAGGCTGGTGTCTGTTTTGATCTTTTTATGAGTCATTGAACTGAGATATGAAAATTCGAAGTTTGTTTTTAATGGTTATTGCGATTCTGTGTCTGACGACTCTGGGCGGCTGTTCGGGAAGTTCCGACCCGGTGGTGAATTTGCAGGAGAAGCTGGCGGATAAGCCGGAGTACGCGATCATTCTTAATGATATGCGCGCTGAGGGCAATTTTGTGCCGAGCTATTATCATCAGTACCGCGTCGACGTCGGCGAAAAGAAAGACGAACTGCCGTTTCAGGAAGTGGACGAAGAGGTCTATAAAAAGTATGAGCCCTATCTGGGCATGGTGATCGCCTCTAAAGGCGCCGACGGCGCTGTGAGCAACACTCCTTTTCCCAACGGCTATCAACACGTGGGCAACCCACAGTATGGGCAATGGCGCACCGATTCGAGCGGCGGTAGTTTCTGGGAGTTTTACGGCAAGTACATGTTGCTGTCTCAGGTGATGGACTGGGCGGGCTATGGACTGAGCCGAAGGAATTACGATCAGTACGCTTCGACCCGGCAATCAGGCAAACCTTATTTCGGTTCCCAGCGCCAGTTTGGCACCGCGGGAAGCGTCACCCAGAAGAAGAAACCGGAATTTTACAAGCGTCGCTCCATGCGCAAGGCGTCGTCGGAGAAACGTTTTCAGGATAAGGTCAATCGCAGGATCGGCCGCAGTAAAAACACCTTCCGAAGCCGCGGCTTCAGCTTCGGGAAATAAGAGCTATGGATCTCGATCATTTACTGACATCTCTGGTTTATCTGAGCGCCTGCATGGCGGTGTTCATCCTCGGTCATGCTTCTTTTTTGCTCCTGCGCAGGGACTACAATATTCAGTATGAACTGGTGGAGCAGGATAATCCCGCGCTGGCCCTGACCATCAGCGGATTTTATCTCGGCCTGGTGGTCGCCGTCGGCGGGGTTGTGACGGGGCCTTCCCTGGGACTGGGAGAGGATCTGATTGATTTTTGCATCTACGGTCCGCTGGCGATTCTGCTTCTGCATGTTTCTGCATGGGTCAACGATACTTTTATTCTCACCCGCTTTAAAATCCGCGAGGAAATTCTGGAGGACCAGAATTGCGGCACCGGCGCGGTGGAGTTTGCGGTGTATGTGGCTTCGGGCATGAATATTTACGGCGCGGTGTACGGTATCGGCGGTTCCATTTTCACGACGCTGGGTTTTTGGGCTTTGGGTCAGATGACCCTGGTGGGCTTCGGTTTGTTTTATCCGCGCATGGTGGGTTACGACGTTCACGATCAAATCGAAAAGGATAATGTGGCGGTCGGCGTGGCGTTTGCCGGCGCTATTATCGCCGTGGGCAATCTTCTGCGCGCGGCTTCGGCGGAGGATTTCCATTCCTGGGGCGAAAACACTGCTCTGTTCGCCGGTTACGTTGTCGTGGGCCTGTTACTTCTCCCTGCCGCTCGCAAGCTGACGGATCGCGTCTTGCTTCCCGGTCAGGATTTGTCCGAAGAACTGGTCGGTCAGGAGCGGCCGAATCTTGGCGCGGCTTTCCTCGAAGCGGGATCGTACATTGGTTCTTCCTTTCTTGTGACCTCGTGTCTGTAGTCTGAGCGTCTTCGCTCGCCGTTATGCAGAATCCTCAATTACCCGGCGGTTTGTCTCCCTCCCGACTTTCATTTTTTCTCAAGCTCTGCATGTTCGCCACCGGCGCGGCGGCGATGGCTACGGAATACACGCTGGCGACGCTTGCCAGTTACCTGCAGGGCAACGCCATCTTGCAATGGACGGTGGTGATCTCCCTGATGCTGTTTGCGATGGGCGTGGGAAGCCGATTCAGCCGTTCGCTGGAAGACCGACTGCTTGACGTGTATGCGGCGACGGAGCTGGCGCTTTCTCTGCTGTGCGCGGTCTCGGCCCTGTTTTGTTTCTGGGCGTCTTCCTTCATTCAACCGTCGGGCTGGGCGGTGTACCTCATGGCCTTCGGTATTGGTTTTCTGATCGGTCTTGAAATCCCGCTGGTGGCGCGCATCAACGACCGCTTTGAATCCTTGCGGATGAATATCTCCTCGGTGATGGAATACGATTATTACGGCGCCCTGGTGGGCGGCGCCTTGTTCGCCTTTGTGTTTTTACCGGTACTGGGTTTGACCTACACGCCGATGATTCTGGGCGCGGCGAACTGGCTGGCGGCAGGGCTGATCCTGTTCCCTTTCGCGGATTTATTGAAACGTTCCGCTTTATTGAAAGGCTGTTTTGTCCTGTCGGGACTATTGATTGCGCTGGCGGCGGCCTTTGCGAAGCCGATCATTTTGTACGGCGAACAGCACAAGTACAAAGATAAAATTGTTTACGAGGAACAGACGCAGTACCAGAAGATCATCGTGACGCAATGGAAGGACGACTTCTGGTTGTTCCTCAACGGCGGCGTGCAGTTCAGCACTTTCGATGAGGAGCGTTACCACGAGCCCTTGGTTCACCCGGCGCTGGCCCTGCTGAAAGAGCGGGACCATATTTTATTGCTGGGCGGCGGCGACGGTCTGGCGGCGCGCGAAATTCTGAAGTATGCGGATGTGAAAACCCTGACGCTGGTCGATCTCGACCCGGCGATGACGAAGCTTGCGAGCGATAATCCTATCTTCACCCGCGTCAACAAGGATGCGCTGAAAGACCCGCGAGTGACGGTGGTCAACGAAGACGCCTATCAGTTCATTCAGAACACCCAACGAATGTATAACGCGATCATCGTCGATCTGCCCGATCCGAAAACGGTTTCGCTCTCTTTATTATATACCCAGGGTTTTTACACAGTGGCGAAGCGGCAACTGGCGCCCTTTGGCGTTTTGATAACGCAAAGCTCCAGTCCCTTGTACTCGCGCGAGGCCTTCCTGTGCATCAAAAAGACGATGGAGGCGGCGGGTTTTTCAGTGGTCCCTTATCAGAATTCCATCCCGACGATGGGGCGCTGGGGATGGAACCTCGGAGTTTCTTCCGGCTGGCTGGATGCCGGTGCGCTGAAGACGCGATTGAACGAGCAGAATTTCAATACGGCTCCCACGCGATTCCTGAATCGCGATGCCATGATTTCCATGACGCATTTTGGCAAGGGCGTGTTCGACGATGAGGCCGACATTGAGGTCAACACGCGTTTCAATCATGTGCTGATGAAGTACTACCGCCGTGGAGACTGGGAAGTGTATTGATTTTTTTCGTCCACCCTTCCGGAAAAAAATTAAAAATTTTTAAGAAACTTGCCATCCTTAATTTTCGTTTTATATATTTCAGGAACTAACGAAGTGGACGCTTGGACGATCCGCTTTATTCAATTTAAAATCATTATCTAAAGGGAGGTTTGTCATGAGAAAACTGATGTCATTGTTGATCGCGATTTCCTTTTTCTTAATGAGCGTGGGAAGCGCGCTGGCTTCGGAGCCAATCAATGAGCCGTGGGATCGTCACGCAGTCTGGACGAAGAATTATGATCAACAGGACATTCGCGATGGTACCGACTGGAGTCCGGGCGCTATGGACGAAGCCCGGGGAGAATCTTCATCGGGAGATTCGGAGTCCATGGAAATGAAATCAGGGGATTCAGGTTTTGATTTCGTTCAGGAAACCAAGTTCTATGATTTTAGCAAAGACCAGAATGATTCAGCCTGACCTCGATTGTTCGAGTGGAAATCGTCAACGGCCTCTCCAACTGGAGAGGCCGTTTTTCTTTGCGAAGATTATTGTTAGAAAGGTTCGCCGGGGAGGATATTGGAGAACTGGTATTCTTCGACGGAAAAACCGAGAGTGAGATCGAATTTGCTTTCGCCCCATTGTTCGATGGTGAGAAATTTCTGCTCCGTCTCGTCCTCGTAGTCCCATGAGACAAAATGCATCGGTTCTTTGGAATCGCCGCGAAAAAACTCGCCGATATCGTCTTCCTCGAAATGGAACTGCGTACCCTTCAAGGTTACGGTTTCAGGCGGGTCTTCATGTTCTTGAATATGAGCGGCGATATCGCCTTCGAGTTCTGAGATGGAAAATTTCTGGCACAGCGACCACTCGACATAACCGTCTTCTTCAATGCGTTCCAGATAGAATACCTGGTCGCCGAGCTTCAACTCCCATTCGTCGGTGACTCCGCCTTCCTCCCATTTGTAGCAGTTCCTGGCGGCCACCTGGTAGGTGTTCATGTCGTAGTCCACGAGATAGCCGGGGCGTAGCTTGGAAAGGACGAGGTCCTCCAGTTGAGGCGCTTCCTGTTTTTTATCGTCTTTATTTTTTTTGAAAAAACCGAATACCATGAACGCTCCTTCAGGAAATTCCCATTTTTGCTTTTAACTCAGCGAGGCTGTCCGATGCTCCGGGAACGGCGCCGCCAGAGCTCAGGGCTTTGTTGATCTGGTCGTCGATGCTGGTGTTGGAGTCGGCCATTTCGCCGTAAGCT
This window of the Candidatus Nitrohelix vancouverensis genome carries:
- a CDS encoding AAA family ATPase, which gives rise to MQIREIKIDGFGIFNDKRLVDFRPGINVVYGPNEIGKTSLLEFIRRTLFGFPKRNEKKINFYQPRNGGLCGGSLSCQLKDGSSIEIKRVQQGTQVGDVIVETPTQSLSGQDSLNKLLNLSGKEIYQNIYAFTLDELQSVNSLHGDEIKNRIYGAGLGLGSVSLGDVEKWINDQSLSLFRPRGSTQALNALHNEIKECEREIRAIQQGVEKFDQLKETIRDLESQRESIGKNIEQLERSARHLEMRRDLYPAIAAMLAAENELKETPQYPFFPENGLQTLSQLQRERDAIQKRLQEERAVLASIQRDLEAVRYQPELLECESDIHYLQQSTEKVRSALQDLPVVENDRDNLHEKIQFKISKIDPSWNEERIASFEISEAEISQAHEFYQDLDTLRQAVNQSKGKLELHKERKASELSQGNEIPIWLSYFSKGLGGIGLICALLGAWLLNYLLIAFSLVMLAMGVILHIKTRNQHGDFQKEDLLEKNLQNQLQSDQQLLDEKRDAWAKWLTDKGLDPRLPPLNTEKIGENVDEIRRMIADRTRHDQRIQSMKATLDEARQLSQRIAQIAPNLSSNSDVSATIELISALFEDTKKTHAKKTLLETRAFDQEKRIEGLTLKADEVNQKMTQFIANTGAGNEEDFQLRQEAVNHGLELKQTIEQNKRLIEAQAGLGKSFDAFIASAMSSTPADTESEKQNVDERLRELQGRKDQIMEMIGENKKESDQIASNDDLAEAQNLCEQKKQQLNEASRRWATLTLSRHILQKAKRTYEETRQPGVIKSSANLFSKITQGRYSHIIKPIDEDDLLIEDPDGRRKRFMEMSRGTREQLYLSMRLGLIEEYESRSEPLPVIMDDVFVNFDDDRAQQVIQEFKRFAETRQVIIMTCHRWSLEAFKQVDAHFISLQPEAE
- a CDS encoding DNA repair exonuclease, producing the protein MSSFRFLHCSDLHIDSPFKGLARVRPELARRLREAGYQAFQNIVALAISEEVDAVVIAGDIYDSADKSLQAQFKFHRGLQQLSDAGIPTFVAHGNHDPLDSWSASLERPANVHIFSGREPQCMPVIRNGRELAHVHGVSFPRRDIRDNLSLQFNVKNAEVISIAVLHANVGADSQHENYAPCTLQDLVSKPFDYWALGHVHAHKILRQEHPAVVYPGNVQARQFREAGPRGCCIVNLTRHSSPQIAFVPIDAIRFMEDTLDLSGATTLNDAVQQAQRRCMDLALQSEGRESVIRLHLVGRAEIDGDLRKPQGREDLQGEIQSFLDSQSPPIWVDIQIETAGVYDIETYRNGSSFISDVLALYDQTLSEPDREELMALLKPLFEDWPGRNSLDEISEDELRELLLQARDLTLNQLIPQD
- a CDS encoding DUF350 domain-containing protein translates to MDLDHLLTSLVYLSACMAVFILGHASFLLLRRDYNIQYELVEQDNPALALTISGFYLGLVVAVGGVVTGPSLGLGEDLIDFCIYGPLAILLLHVSAWVNDTFILTRFKIREEILEDQNCGTGAVEFAVYVASGMNIYGAVYGIGGSIFTTLGFWALGQMTLVGFGLFYPRMVGYDVHDQIEKDNVAVGVAFAGAIIAVGNLLRAASAEDFHSWGENTALFAGYVVVGLLLLPAARKLTDRVLLPGQDLSEELVGQERPNLGAAFLEAGSYIGSSFLVTSCL
- a CDS encoding polyamine aminopropyltransferase, encoding MQNPQLPGGLSPSRLSFFLKLCMFATGAAAMATEYTLATLASYLQGNAILQWTVVISLMLFAMGVGSRFSRSLEDRLLDVYAATELALSLLCAVSALFCFWASSFIQPSGWAVYLMAFGIGFLIGLEIPLVARINDRFESLRMNISSVMEYDYYGALVGGALFAFVFLPVLGLTYTPMILGAANWLAAGLILFPFADLLKRSALLKGCFVLSGLLIALAAAFAKPIILYGEQHKYKDKIVYEEQTQYQKIIVTQWKDDFWLFLNGGVQFSTFDEERYHEPLVHPALALLKERDHILLLGGGDGLAAREILKYADVKTLTLVDLDPAMTKLASDNPIFTRVNKDALKDPRVTVVNEDAYQFIQNTQRMYNAIIVDLPDPKTVSLSLLYTQGFYTVAKRQLAPFGVLITQSSSPLYSREAFLCIKKTMEAAGFSVVPYQNSIPTMGRWGWNLGVSSGWLDAGALKTRLNEQNFNTAPTRFLNRDAMISMTHFGKGVFDDEADIEVNTRFNHVLMKYYRRGDWEVY
- a CDS encoding DUF4178 domain-containing protein; the encoded protein is MVFGFFKKNKDDKKQEAPQLEDLVLSKLRPGYLVDYDMNTYQVAARNCYKWEEGGVTDEWELKLGDQVFYLERIEEDGYVEWSLCQKFSISELEGDIAAHIQEHEDPPETVTLKGTQFHFEEDDIGEFFRGDSKEPMHFVSWDYEDETEQKFLTIEQWGESKFDLTLGFSVEEYQFSNILPGEPF